One Sphaerisporangium krabiense DNA segment encodes these proteins:
- a CDS encoding sensor histidine kinase: MSSSRTVRRAPSVVSSAKRRVSSAVSPVSSARAVRRASFLVYAAVLLAGLYDAALRHGNGGGSRLPAGPWAPLGPAGPLAVVVFVAGIGALFALDLFESRRFRPGPPPARVAAALLGLRPALFVLVAAFDGSGLSRVLLVLVPFTARLSFGRTAGAVAAVACAAVVVAGYQWAAPGWPGDIEYVSDLLMLGVGLILSFAVAGVAAGAEKDRARLRESNARLAAYAGQAGELAAAAERVRVARDIHDGLGHHLTAVAVLLEKAAAFGERDPALARQALADARESTRRALDDVRRSVRTLRAPAAPAPEFSLLAALTDLAAGAAGQAPAVELDLGGDETGYEPRVRTTLYRAAQEALTNARRHADATHVSVGLALGDAEARLVVADDGRGFAAGAEGFGLTGMRERVRLAGGRLDLATGPGAGTRITITIPRAPAPPVHTGAANPPFAGTPPFPAGPGGTP; the protein is encoded by the coding sequence GTGTCATCGTCCCGGACCGTCCGGCGTGCGCCGTCGGTCGTGTCGTCTGCCAAGCGGCGGGTGTCCTCCGCCGTGTCGCCGGTGTCCTCGGCGCGAGCCGTCCGGCGGGCGTCCTTCCTCGTGTACGCCGCCGTGCTCCTCGCGGGGCTCTACGACGCGGCCCTGCGCCACGGGAACGGCGGCGGCTCCCGGCTCCCGGCCGGGCCGTGGGCGCCCCTGGGGCCCGCAGGGCCGCTCGCGGTCGTGGTGTTCGTCGCGGGCATCGGGGCGCTGTTCGCCCTCGACCTGTTCGAATCCCGCCGCTTCCGGCCCGGCCCGCCGCCCGCGCGCGTCGCCGCGGCGCTGCTCGGCCTGCGGCCGGCGCTGTTCGTCCTCGTGGCGGCCTTCGACGGCTCCGGCCTGTCGCGCGTCCTCCTGGTGCTCGTCCCCTTCACCGCCCGTCTGTCCTTCGGCCGCACGGCCGGCGCGGTGGCGGCGGTGGCGTGCGCCGCCGTCGTCGTGGCCGGGTACCAGTGGGCGGCGCCGGGCTGGCCCGGCGACATCGAGTACGTGTCCGACCTGCTCATGCTGGGTGTCGGCCTGATCCTCTCCTTCGCGGTCGCGGGCGTGGCGGCCGGCGCGGAGAAGGACCGCGCGCGGCTGCGCGAGTCCAACGCGCGGCTGGCCGCCTACGCGGGCCAGGCGGGCGAGCTGGCCGCCGCCGCCGAGCGTGTGCGCGTCGCCCGCGACATCCACGACGGCCTCGGCCACCACCTCACCGCCGTCGCCGTCCTGCTGGAGAAGGCCGCCGCCTTCGGCGAGCGCGACCCGGCCCTGGCGCGGCAGGCCCTCGCCGACGCCCGCGAGTCCACCCGCCGCGCCCTGGACGACGTACGCCGCTCGGTGCGCACGCTGCGCGCGCCCGCCGCGCCCGCCCCGGAGTTCTCGCTGCTCGCCGCCCTCACCGACCTCGCCGCGGGCGCCGCGGGCCAGGCCCCGGCCGTCGAGCTGGACCTCGGCGGCGACGAGACCGGCTACGAGCCGCGCGTGCGCACCACGTTGTACCGTGCCGCGCAGGAGGCGCTCACCAACGCCCGCCGCCACGCGGACGCCACCCACGTGTCCGTCGGCCTCGCCCTCGGTGACGCGGAGGCGCGGCTGGTCGTGGCCGACGACGGGCGCGGGTTCGCCGCCGGGGCCGAGGGCTTCGGCCTGACCGGCATGCGCGAGCGCGTCAGGCTGGCCGGCGGCCGCCTCGACCTGGCCACCGGTCCCGGCGCGGGCACCCGGATCACGATCACGATCCCGCGCGCCCCCGCCCCGCCCGTCCACACCGGCGCCGCGAACCCGCCGTTCGCCGGAACCCCGCCGTTCCCGGCCGGTCCCGGAGGCACGCCGTGA
- a CDS encoding DUF6461 domain-containing protein codes for MSGVTLDGYDWFSTHELGFCLTFVRGLTPEEAFRRIGVEVLSEDEEEDEDVLGGVLRGETADGGALLVEENGYAGTMDELLRPLSAGTAVASVFRNVDFDQTFLYYEDGREILGFDPQFPGDSRSGADPDRHLAEMRDLGLIAEDGEDGPRAGVEAALALAERLTGVRAAFDDPAEAPAHAGLKGVLPDY; via the coding sequence GTGAGTGGTGTCACCTTGGACGGATACGACTGGTTCTCGACCCACGAACTCGGCTTCTGCCTCACGTTCGTGCGCGGTCTCACTCCCGAGGAGGCCTTCCGGCGCATCGGCGTCGAGGTGCTGAGCGAGGACGAGGAGGAGGACGAGGACGTCCTCGGCGGCGTGCTCCGCGGCGAGACCGCCGACGGGGGCGCCCTGCTGGTCGAGGAGAACGGCTACGCGGGCACGATGGACGAGCTGCTGCGTCCCCTGTCGGCGGGCACCGCCGTGGCCAGCGTGTTCCGCAACGTCGACTTCGACCAGACCTTCCTCTACTACGAGGACGGCAGGGAGATCCTCGGCTTCGACCCCCAGTTCCCCGGCGACTCCCGCTCGGGCGCCGACCCCGACCGCCACCTCGCCGAGATGCGCGACCTCGGCCTGATCGCCGAGGACGGCGAGGACGGCCCGCGGGCCGGAGTGGAGGCCGCGCTCGCGCTGGCCGAGCGCCTCACCGGCGTGCGCGCCGCCTTCGACGACCCGGCCGAGGCCCCCGCCCACGCCGGGCTGAAGGGCGTCCTGCCCGACTACTGA
- a CDS encoding DUF3152 domain-containing protein, translating to MPLAPAGQGRKSLLAACAAGLVLLAGAGALAADGRAPGSGAHAPGTPQAAAPVSPGPSSPAPSPSGAASPAPSGAADGVPPARVGDPREDTPSGRTERARVRVPQAAQGRYTVARGGDAPPKGRKGPLVRYLVEVERGLPFDPEEFAAEVHHTLNDRRGWGAGGRMRFKRVDHGPVRFRVALSSPDTTDAQCLPLRTLGEVSCWNGRRSVINAKRWAFGVEGYRDDLGAYRKYVISHEVGHALGHGHEPCPSRGRPAPVMTQQTISLQGCRPNPWPYPRAGRKKDHG from the coding sequence ATGCCGCTTGCGCCTGCAGGACAGGGCCGGAAGTCCCTCCTGGCCGCCTGCGCGGCCGGACTGGTCCTCCTCGCGGGCGCGGGCGCCCTGGCGGCCGACGGGCGGGCGCCCGGCTCCGGCGCCCACGCGCCGGGCACGCCCCAGGCCGCCGCGCCGGTGAGCCCGGGACCCTCGAGCCCCGCCCCCAGCCCTTCGGGCGCCGCGAGCCCGGCGCCGTCGGGGGCCGCCGACGGCGTGCCGCCGGCCCGGGTGGGGGACCCCCGCGAGGACACCCCCTCCGGCCGCACCGAACGCGCGCGGGTGCGGGTGCCGCAGGCGGCGCAGGGCCGGTACACGGTGGCGCGCGGCGGCGACGCGCCGCCGAAGGGCCGCAAGGGCCCGCTCGTGCGGTACCTGGTGGAGGTCGAGCGCGGGCTGCCCTTCGACCCGGAGGAGTTCGCGGCCGAGGTGCACCACACCCTCAACGACCGGCGCGGCTGGGGCGCCGGCGGCCGCATGCGGTTCAAGCGGGTGGACCACGGCCCGGTGCGCTTCCGCGTCGCCCTGTCCAGCCCGGACACCACGGACGCGCAGTGCCTGCCGCTGCGCACGCTGGGCGAGGTCTCGTGCTGGAACGGGCGGCGCTCGGTCATCAACGCCAAGCGCTGGGCCTTCGGCGTCGAGGGGTACCGCGACGACCTCGGCGCCTACCGCAAGTACGTGATCAGCCACGAGGTGGGCCACGCGCTCGGCCACGGCCACGAGCCCTGCCCGTCGCGCGGCCGGCCCGCGCCCGTGATGACCCAGCAGACCATCTCGCTGCAGGGCTGCCGTCCCAACCCCTGGCCCTACCCCCGCGCGGGCAGGAAGAAGGACCACGGGTAG
- a CDS encoding chitinase C-terminal domain-containing protein: MAVAYGAAVIGLTALTAPPASAAASLTAKFAAADRGTWWQGTYEVKNSGDSAATTWTLEFDLNSGQSIGNWWNGTPTISGSHVTVKPGSGNANVPAGGTTGANSFGFVGMGPTTPPANCKINGNPCEGGTQPDTPPTAPGKPTGTSTTTSITLTWAASTDDKGIAGYDVYQGTSKVVSSTTTSATVNGLTPDTDYTFTVKARDTAGQESPASPATTVRTQKPTQTDLPPSAPGKPTATPSTNSVALTWTAATDDKGVASYDVYQGSTKVAQVTGLSATVNGLTPDTDYTFTVKARDTAGQEGPASPATTVRTLKDQNPDTEAPTVPGTPSSTGKTTSSVTLQWGASTDNRGVTSYEVYNGDTLATTVTGTPPATTTTVSGLSQDTEYTFKVRAKDAAGNQSGFSGTVTVRTDKQPTDQSACRPDGLYQSPGVANVPYCNVYDTNGREKMGADHPRRVVGYFTSWRTGKDGSPSYLAKDIPWDKITHINYAFAHIDGQNKVSVGAAGANNPSIGMEWPGVQGSEMDPSFPYKGHFNQLNKFKKQHPNVKTLISVGGWAETGGYIDDNGKRQASGGFYTMTSSQASINTFADSAVKFLRDYGFDGLDIDYEYATSAPKAGNPDDFTFSEPRRATLMAGYVNLMRTLKQKLDAASAADGKYYLLTAATTASGWILRGSESYQVTQYLDYANMMTYDLHGAWNQFVGPLQALYDDGTDAEMKHWNVYSTYSGIGYMNGDWAYHYLRGAMQSGRINLGLGYYSRGWKGVTGGTDGLWGLSKLPDQTKCPKGTGSDIGSTVPCGDGAIGIENLWHDLDAAGQEVPAGVNPAWHYKNLQEGKQGSYITSYGLTPDTDPNDRISGTYARKYSSSMAAPWLWNNDKKVFLSTEDDQSVQAKADYVSAKGLGGIMIWELAGDYAYYPDRDNGKGEYFIGDTLTTKIYNTFKAAAPYGNLKAGTKTMPTQTLNVQADLYGYAVGDANYPISPKLKFTNNSTTTIPGGATIEFDYGTSAPPTMNQQTGWTLSVVSTGHTGPNVGGLKGDFHRVRLTVPNYESIAPGQSKEIQLRYDLPIATPSNWTITFGGQSYRMSVDNPR, encoded by the coding sequence GTGGCGGTCGCGTACGGCGCGGCCGTCATCGGCCTGACGGCGCTCACCGCGCCGCCCGCCAGCGCGGCCGCGTCGCTGACGGCGAAGTTCGCGGCCGCCGACCGCGGCACCTGGTGGCAGGGCACCTACGAGGTCAAGAACTCGGGTGACAGCGCCGCCACCACCTGGACGCTGGAGTTCGACCTGAACTCCGGCCAGTCCATCGGGAACTGGTGGAACGGCACGCCGACGATCAGCGGCAGCCACGTCACGGTGAAGCCGGGCAGCGGCAACGCCAACGTGCCCGCGGGCGGTACGACCGGCGCCAACAGTTTCGGCTTCGTCGGGATGGGACCGACCACGCCCCCCGCGAACTGCAAGATCAACGGGAACCCGTGTGAGGGCGGCACCCAGCCGGACACCCCGCCGACCGCGCCCGGCAAGCCCACGGGGACCTCCACCACCACGAGCATCACTCTGACGTGGGCCGCGTCCACCGACGACAAGGGCATCGCCGGGTACGACGTCTACCAGGGCACCTCGAAGGTCGTCTCCAGCACCACGACCTCGGCCACGGTGAACGGGCTCACCCCCGACACCGACTACACCTTCACCGTGAAGGCGCGCGACACCGCCGGCCAGGAGTCGCCGGCCTCGCCCGCCACCACCGTGCGGACCCAGAAGCCGACACAGACGGACCTGCCGCCGAGCGCGCCCGGCAAGCCCACGGCGACCCCGTCCACCAACAGCGTCGCGCTGACGTGGACCGCCGCGACCGACGACAAGGGCGTCGCCTCCTACGACGTGTACCAGGGCTCCACCAAGGTCGCCCAGGTCACCGGGCTGTCCGCCACGGTGAACGGGCTCACCCCGGACACCGACTACACCTTCACCGTGAAGGCGCGTGACACCGCCGGCCAGGAGGGCCCCGCCTCCCCCGCCACCACGGTCCGCACGCTGAAGGACCAGAACCCCGACACCGAGGCTCCGACCGTGCCGGGGACGCCGTCCTCCACCGGCAAGACGACCTCCAGCGTGACGCTGCAGTGGGGCGCCTCCACCGACAACCGGGGCGTCACCTCCTACGAGGTCTACAACGGTGACACGCTCGCGACCACGGTGACCGGCACCCCGCCCGCCACCACCACGACCGTCTCCGGCCTCAGCCAGGACACCGAGTACACCTTCAAGGTGCGGGCCAAGGACGCCGCGGGCAACCAGTCCGGCTTCTCCGGCACGGTGACCGTGCGGACCGACAAGCAGCCCACCGACCAGTCGGCCTGCCGTCCCGACGGGCTCTACCAGTCGCCCGGCGTGGCCAACGTCCCGTACTGCAACGTGTACGACACCAACGGCCGCGAGAAGATGGGCGCCGACCACCCGCGCCGCGTCGTCGGCTACTTCACGAGCTGGCGGACCGGCAAGGACGGCTCGCCCTCGTACCTGGCCAAGGACATCCCGTGGGACAAGATCACCCACATCAACTACGCGTTCGCGCACATCGACGGGCAGAACAAGGTCTCCGTCGGCGCCGCCGGGGCCAACAACCCGTCCATCGGCATGGAGTGGCCGGGCGTGCAGGGCTCCGAGATGGACCCGTCCTTCCCCTACAAGGGCCACTTCAACCAGCTCAACAAGTTCAAGAAGCAGCACCCGAACGTCAAGACCCTGATCTCGGTGGGCGGCTGGGCCGAGACCGGCGGCTACATCGACGACAACGGCAAGCGCCAGGCCAGCGGCGGCTTCTACACGATGACCAGCTCGCAGGCGTCGATCAACACCTTCGCCGACTCGGCCGTGAAGTTCCTGCGTGACTACGGCTTCGACGGGCTCGACATCGACTACGAGTACGCGACCTCCGCGCCGAAGGCCGGCAACCCGGACGACTTCACGTTCTCCGAGCCGCGCCGCGCCACGCTGATGGCCGGGTACGTCAACCTGATGCGCACGCTGAAGCAGAAGCTGGACGCCGCCTCCGCGGCCGACGGCAAGTACTACCTGCTCACCGCGGCCACCACCGCCTCGGGCTGGATCCTGCGCGGCAGCGAGAGCTACCAGGTCACGCAGTACCTGGACTACGCCAACATGATGACCTACGACCTGCACGGCGCCTGGAACCAGTTCGTCGGCCCGCTGCAGGCCCTGTACGACGACGGCACCGACGCCGAGATGAAGCACTGGAACGTCTACAGCACCTACAGCGGCATCGGCTACATGAACGGTGACTGGGCGTACCACTACCTACGCGGCGCCATGCAGTCCGGACGCATCAACCTCGGCCTCGGTTACTACAGCCGTGGCTGGAAGGGCGTCACCGGCGGCACCGACGGCCTGTGGGGTCTGTCCAAGCTGCCCGACCAGACCAAGTGCCCGAAGGGCACAGGGTCGGACATCGGTTCCACCGTGCCCTGTGGCGACGGCGCCATCGGCATCGAGAACCTGTGGCACGACCTGGACGCGGCGGGCCAGGAGGTGCCGGCCGGCGTCAACCCGGCGTGGCACTACAAGAACCTGCAGGAGGGCAAGCAGGGCAGCTACATCACCTCGTACGGCCTGACGCCCGACACCGACCCGAACGACCGCATCTCGGGCACCTACGCCCGCAAGTACTCCTCGTCCATGGCCGCCCCCTGGCTCTGGAACAACGACAAAAAGGTCTTCCTGTCGACCGAGGACGACCAGTCCGTCCAGGCCAAGGCCGACTACGTGTCCGCCAAGGGCCTCGGCGGCATCATGATCTGGGAGCTCGCGGGCGACTACGCCTACTACCCGGATCGGGACAACGGCAAGGGCGAGTACTTCATCGGCGACACGCTCACCACGAAGATCTACAACACGTTCAAGGCGGCCGCGCCGTACGGGAACCTGAAGGCCGGCACCAAGACCATGCCGACCCAGACCCTGAACGTCCAGGCCGACCTGTACGGCTACGCGGTGGGCGACGCGAACTACCCGATCTCGCCGAAGCTGAAGTTCACCAACAACTCCACGACCACCATCCCCGGCGGCGCCACGATCGAGTTCGACTACGGCACCTCGGCCCCGCCGACCATGAACCAGCAGACCGGCTGGACGCTGTCCGTCGTGTCCACCGGGCACACCGGACCGAACGTCGGCGGGCTCAAGGGCGACTTCCATCGGGTCCGGCTGACGGTCCCGAACTACGAGAGCATCGCCCCTGGCCAGTCGAAGGAGATCCAGCTCCGCTACGACCTGCCGATCGCGACGCCGTCCAACTGGACGATCACGTTCGGCGGCCAGAGCTACCGCATGTCCGTCGACAACCCGCGCTGA
- a CDS encoding response regulator: MNADGPVRVLVVDDQRLVRESIASLLDIEPGVSVAGVAADGHEAVEKARELTPDVVLMDVRMPGLDGVRAAAVIARRLPACRVLMLTTFDDEEYVVEAMRSGACGYLLKDLPARELAGAVRLAHAGVTQLDAAATAHLTRGLRPRPEPAVPGPPPPPPDALTPREVEVLRLVALGWTNREIAARLYLSEGTVKNHISRILTRLGLRDRTQAAVHAHDLGLLGPPRAAP, from the coding sequence GTGAACGCGGACGGCCCGGTGCGCGTCCTGGTCGTGGACGACCAGCGGCTGGTCAGGGAGAGCATCGCCTCGCTGCTGGACATCGAGCCCGGCGTCAGCGTCGCCGGAGTGGCCGCCGACGGGCACGAGGCCGTCGAGAAGGCCAGGGAACTCACCCCCGACGTGGTCCTCATGGACGTGCGGATGCCCGGCCTCGACGGCGTGCGCGCCGCGGCCGTCATCGCCCGGCGCCTGCCCGCGTGCCGGGTGCTGATGCTGACCACCTTCGACGACGAGGAGTACGTCGTCGAGGCGATGCGGTCGGGGGCGTGCGGCTACCTGCTGAAGGACCTGCCCGCCCGCGAGCTGGCGGGCGCGGTGCGGCTGGCGCACGCGGGCGTCACCCAGCTCGACGCCGCCGCCACCGCCCACCTCACCCGGGGGCTGCGGCCCCGCCCCGAACCCGCCGTCCCCGGACCGCCGCCCCCGCCGCCGGACGCGCTGACGCCCCGGGAGGTCGAGGTGCTGCGCCTGGTGGCGCTCGGCTGGACCAACAGGGAGATCGCCGCCCGCCTCTACCTCAGCGAGGGCACGGTGAAGAACCACATCTCCCGCATCCTCACCCGCCTGGGCCTGCGCGACCGCACCCAGGCCGCCGTCCACGCCCACGACCTCGGCCTCCTCGGCCCGCCGCGCGCCGCGCCCTAG
- a CDS encoding HesA/MoeB/ThiF family protein, translated as MRRPRVKAEHRPHRFADGTVRIGGEIYGVAAEIDDPDGWAWAALSLMDGTLPTSALVSRLRTIFPEMSVQVAESVVAQLVDSGYVEDAAALPPPELAPQELERYSRNHAYFRRVDLTPRVHGWEAQLALKKARVVVLGLGGTGSHAAWALAAAGVGRLHCVDPDVVEPSNLNRQALYGEADIGRDKAEVAVRRLREFNSAVTITGARRRVETRPQLAELIAGADMLALCADEPRGHGLRVWANRECARAGIPWAGGGYSGPLVTVGVYAPGHPCYECVSAGEQARRRPGSPADLGGPGVIATSAGISGHLVAHAVITQLTGVPAIPPGRIGGLNLIAPDQLIDVRHPSREECPVCGPGRDGH; from the coding sequence GTGCGTCGCCCCAGGGTGAAGGCCGAGCATCGCCCGCACCGGTTCGCCGACGGGACCGTGCGCATCGGCGGCGAGATCTACGGCGTCGCGGCGGAGATCGACGATCCCGACGGGTGGGCGTGGGCGGCGCTCTCCCTCATGGACGGAACGCTCCCGACCTCCGCCCTCGTATCGCGACTAAGAACCATTTTCCCGGAAATGTCCGTACAGGTCGCGGAGTCCGTCGTCGCCCAGCTCGTCGACTCCGGATACGTCGAGGACGCCGCGGCCCTGCCGCCGCCCGAGCTGGCCCCGCAGGAACTGGAACGCTACAGCAGGAACCACGCCTATTTCCGGCGCGTGGACCTGACCCCGCGCGTCCACGGCTGGGAGGCGCAGCTCGCGCTCAAGAAGGCGCGCGTCGTGGTGCTCGGCCTCGGCGGCACGGGCAGCCACGCGGCCTGGGCGCTCGCGGCCGCAGGCGTGGGACGGCTGCACTGCGTGGACCCCGACGTGGTGGAGCCGTCCAACCTGAACCGGCAGGCCCTGTACGGCGAGGCGGACATCGGGCGCGACAAGGCCGAGGTCGCCGTGCGCAGGCTGCGCGAGTTCAACTCCGCGGTGACGATCACCGGCGCCCGGCGCCGCGTCGAGACCCGGCCACAGCTCGCCGAGCTCATCGCCGGCGCCGACATGCTGGCGTTGTGCGCCGACGAGCCGCGCGGGCACGGCCTGCGGGTGTGGGCCAACCGGGAGTGCGCCCGGGCCGGCATCCCGTGGGCGGGCGGCGGGTACAGCGGCCCCCTGGTGACGGTCGGGGTCTACGCGCCGGGCCATCCGTGCTACGAGTGCGTCAGCGCGGGCGAACAGGCCCGGCGGCGTCCCGGCAGCCCGGCCGACCTGGGCGGGCCCGGCGTGATCGCCACCTCGGCCGGCATCTCCGGGCACCTGGTCGCGCACGCGGTGATCACGCAGCTCACCGGTGTCCCGGCCATCCCGCCGGGGCGGATCGGCGGGCTCAACCTGATCGCGCCCGACCAGCTCATCGACGTCCGGCACCCCTCGCGGGAGGAGTGCCCGGTCTGCGGACCTGGACGCGACGGCCATTGA
- a CDS encoding DUF6879 family protein gives MDAFHRLRAAEGEVLAVADYQREFDEVFASSRDTVWKLERAQVFDETGLASWHAMIEGDWARSLALMEEHRPALTRLYAARPDFRRLRVVESPVTPYLQWEMEFFTVRAAAGEHIRVMPASALREAETTAPLPELVIFTRSLCYEVLYDAIGAHTGARRITDPAVVGPCLDALARLYAQGEELAGYHARAIAPLPPPRPGPAPA, from the coding sequence TTGGACGCGTTCCACCGGCTCAGGGCCGCGGAGGGGGAAGTGCTCGCGGTCGCCGACTACCAGCGGGAGTTCGACGAGGTCTTCGCCTCGTCCCGCGACACGGTGTGGAAGCTCGAACGGGCGCAGGTGTTCGACGAGACGGGCCTGGCGAGCTGGCACGCCATGATCGAAGGTGACTGGGCGCGCTCGCTGGCGCTGATGGAGGAGCACCGCCCGGCGCTGACGCGGCTGTACGCGGCGCGGCCGGACTTCCGGCGGCTGCGCGTGGTGGAGAGCCCTGTCACGCCGTACCTGCAGTGGGAGATGGAGTTCTTCACGGTGCGGGCGGCGGCCGGCGAGCACATCCGGGTGATGCCGGCGAGCGCGCTGCGCGAGGCCGAGACCACGGCGCCGCTGCCGGAACTGGTGATCTTCACGCGGTCGCTGTGCTACGAGGTCCTCTACGACGCGATCGGCGCGCACACCGGGGCCCGCAGGATCACCGACCCGGCGGTGGTCGGCCCGTGCCTGGACGCCCTCGCCCGCCTCTACGCGCAGGGCGAGGAGCTGGCCGGCTACCACGCCCGCGCGATCGCGCCGCTGCCTCCACCGCGGCCGGGCCCTGCCCCGGCATGA
- a CDS encoding N-acetylmuramoyl-L-alanine amidase, which translates to MREALAASAAVSLLWSLLWSPFTLATAAATPPPGASSRQEEFRAAAGRYGVPERVLLGVSYLESRWDANDGLPSVTGGYGPMHLTLGGPAPSTAEEAARLTGVPADLLTRDPAANVLGGAALLARHQRDLGAPPDADPARWYDAVARYSGARDPGTARRFAREVFAVMRHGASRVTDDGQKVSLPPSPEIAPPMEESGEAGGRGEAKDVDCPRRLACVWTPAPYQRLPGDGRAYGNHDLSDRPRSQKIRYIVVHDTEETFDRTLGLVSDPAYVSWHFTIRSADGYIAQHVRARDVAWHAGNWYVNATSIGIEHEGYLARGAWYTEAMYRSSARLVRHLAKKYGIPLDRAHILGHDNVPGTTPATVAGMHVDPGPYWDWGHYFELLGHPIRATAGPRGGLVTISTDHASHRPRYTGCEAAGVDCRPHGSSAVRLHAEPDEDAPLVRDLGRRPGPSTYDVYDHGARASTGQRFAVAARRGDWTAIWYLGRIAWFHDPPEAPTAVNASGPVVTPRRGLASVPVYGRAYPEPEAYPKGVPVQDIVPLQYEIPEGQRYAVGLSTRGEYYYATTFDPADHRVVRGRTLYYQIQFGHRVAYVMAGDVDLLPSTLRASR; encoded by the coding sequence GTGCGCGAAGCGTTGGCCGCCTCGGCGGCGGTGTCCCTGCTCTGGTCCCTGCTCTGGTCCCCGTTCACCCTGGCGACCGCCGCCGCCACGCCCCCGCCCGGCGCGTCGTCCCGGCAGGAGGAGTTCCGCGCCGCGGCCGGGCGGTACGGCGTGCCGGAGCGGGTGCTGCTCGGCGTCTCGTACCTGGAGTCGCGCTGGGACGCCAACGACGGCCTGCCCAGCGTCACGGGCGGCTACGGGCCCATGCACCTCACGCTCGGCGGTCCCGCGCCGTCCACCGCAGAGGAGGCCGCCCGCCTCACCGGCGTCCCCGCGGACCTGCTGACGCGGGACCCGGCCGCCAACGTGCTCGGCGGCGCCGCCCTGCTCGCCCGCCACCAGAGGGACCTCGGCGCGCCGCCGGACGCCGACCCGGCGCGGTGGTACGACGCCGTGGCGCGCTACTCCGGCGCCCGCGACCCCGGCACGGCCCGCCGGTTCGCCCGCGAGGTGTTCGCCGTGATGAGGCACGGGGCGAGCCGCGTCACCGACGACGGGCAGAAGGTTTCGCTGCCCCCGTCACCGGAGATCGCTCCGCCCATGGAGGAATCCGGGGAGGCCGGGGGGCGCGGCGAGGCCAAGGACGTCGACTGCCCGCGACGGCTCGCGTGCGTCTGGACGCCCGCGCCGTACCAGCGGCTGCCGGGCGACGGCCGCGCGTACGGCAACCACGACCTGTCCGACCGCCCGCGCAGCCAGAAGATCCGGTACATCGTCGTCCACGACACCGAGGAGACCTTCGACAGGACCCTCGGGCTGGTCTCCGACCCGGCCTACGTGAGCTGGCACTTCACCATCCGCTCCGCCGACGGGTACATCGCCCAGCACGTCCGGGCCAGGGACGTCGCCTGGCACGCCGGGAACTGGTACGTCAACGCCACCTCGATCGGCATCGAGCACGAGGGCTACCTCGCGCGCGGCGCCTGGTACACCGAGGCGATGTACCGCAGCTCGGCCCGGCTCGTGCGCCACCTGGCCAAGAAGTACGGCATCCCGCTGGACCGGGCGCACATCCTCGGCCACGACAACGTGCCGGGCACGACGCCGGCGACGGTGGCGGGCATGCACGTGGACCCGGGGCCGTACTGGGACTGGGGCCACTACTTCGAGCTGCTCGGCCACCCGATCCGTGCCACGGCGGGCCCGCGCGGGGGCCTGGTGACGATCAGCACCGACCACGCCTCCCACCGGCCGCGCTACACCGGCTGCGAGGCGGCCGGCGTGGACTGCCGCCCGCACGGCTCGTCGGCGGTCCGGCTGCACGCCGAGCCGGACGAGGACGCCCCGCTGGTGCGGGACCTCGGCCGCAGGCCAGGACCGTCCACCTACGACGTGTACGACCACGGGGCGCGGGCGTCGACCGGGCAGCGGTTCGCCGTCGCCGCCCGCCGGGGCGACTGGACGGCCATCTGGTACCTGGGCCGGATCGCCTGGTTCCACGACCCGCCAGAGGCGCCGACGGCGGTGAACGCGAGCGGGCCGGTCGTCACGCCGCGGCGGGGCCTGGCGAGCGTGCCGGTGTACGGCAGGGCCTACCCCGAGCCGGAGGCGTATCCGAAGGGCGTCCCCGTCCAGGACATCGTCCCGCTCCAGTACGAGATCCCCGAGGGGCAGCGGTACGCCGTGGGCCTGTCCACGCGCGGGGAGTACTACTACGCCACGACCTTCGACCCCGCCGACCACCGGGTCGTCAGGGGCCGCACGCTGTACTACCAGATCCAGTTCGGTCACCGGGTGGCGTACGTCATGGCCGGCGACGTGGACCTGCTGCCCTCGACGCTGAGGGCGTCCCGGTGA